A genomic window from Populus nigra chromosome 7, ddPopNigr1.1, whole genome shotgun sequence includes:
- the LOC133699924 gene encoding uncharacterized protein LOC133699924 yields the protein MMNQISLQQNAITCCDERRGLVSISDSKGLVVCPKPRRVGILANNPIRPLRWPVSHLAEVGDWKAGAELLDIILMKEGHEPDHSATQVVSSPPPFFCGSPPSRVGNPLIQDARFGDDKLTPMSPLPIPSPSGLSSPSSSARKGGCARMKFGLKPAMVRVEGFDCLNRDRQNSSIPAVA from the exons ATGATGAATCAAATCAGTCTTCAGCAGAACGCCATTACTTGTTGTGATGAGAGAAGAGGTTTGGTTTCAATTTCTGATTCCAAGGGTCTTGTTGTTTGTCCAAAGCCTCGGCGAGTAGGAATTCTGGCTAATAATCCCATTAGGCCTTTGAGATGGCCCGTGAG CCATCTAGCCGAAGTGGGTGATTGGAAAGCTGGGGCGGAGCTTCTGGACATTATTCTCATGAAG GAGGGTCATGAACCAGATCATTCTGCTACCCAGGTGGTCTCATCGCCACCTCCATTTTTTTGTGGGTCTCCTCCATCCAGAGTAGGCAACCCATTAATTCAAGATGCTAGATTTGGGGATGATAAACTCACTCCAATGTCACCATTGCCCATTCCATCTCCTTCAGGTTTATCTTCTCCATCATCATCTGCACGCAAAGGAGGGTGTGCAAGAATGAAGTTTGGGCTTAAGCCAGCCATGGTTAGAGTAGAAGGATTTGATTGCCTCAACAGGGATCGCCAAAATTCCAGCATCCCTGCTGTGGCTTAG